A region of the Trueperaceae bacterium genome:
TCGCCACGGTCGGGGTCGAGGTCGAGTTGCGCCAAGGCGCGGCGCGCCCGGCCCTCCCAGGCCGCCTGTCGGTGCGCGAGCTGCGCGACGTCACGGTCGCGGCCGTGCGCCTCTTCCCCGGCGTCAGCGCCAGGTTCATGGCGCACGTGCTGCAAGCGCCGCTCGAAGGGCTCGTGCTCGAGACTTACGGGGCGGGCAACGCCCCCACGCGCGACCCGCGCCTGCTGGACGAGCTGGCGGCCGCGGCAACGCGCGGGGTGGTGGTGGTCAACACGACGCAGTGCCTGCGCGGTCGCGTCGACATGCGCGGCTACGCCACGGGCAGGGCGCTGGCGGAGGCGGGCGTGACGGGCGGCGCCGACATGACGCCGGAGGCCGCGCTCACCAAACTGATCTACCTCTTGGGCAGTGGCATGACACCCGACGCGGCGCGCGCCGCCATGGCCCGCGACCTGCGCGGGGAGTTGACCGAATGAGCGCAGTGGGCGGCGCGCGCGCGCCTTGGCGCAAGCGGGCGCCCTGGGTCAAGTGGCTGGGCTGGTGCCTGGCCGCGGCCTGGGCGGGCTTCCTCTTCATGCAGTCGAGCTCCTCGACCGCCGGCTCGTTCCTGGCCAACTTCCCGCCCGGCTCGGACAAGGTCGTTCACGCAGGGGCCTTCGGCGTGCTGGCCGCCCTCGTCACCCTGGCGACCGGCCGACCGCTCGTCGGCGTGCTCGCCGCCTTGCTGTACGGAGCCTCGGACGAGATCCACCAGTGGTTCGTTCCCGAGCGCGCCACCGAGCTGCTCGACCTCTTCGCCGACACGGTGGGAGGGGCCTTGGGCGCCTTCGCCGTCGACTTCGTAGCCCGCAAGCGCCACCGCGGGTCATTATGATTGACGCCATGTCGGAAACCAGCCCTGAACCCCGCGGACGAACGGGCCCGCGGTTGGTCATCGTCGGCGCCGGCAAGATGGGCGGGGCCGTGCTGCAGGGCGCCATCGCCGCCGGGGCGCTGGAGCGCTCGGACGTCGCCATCTTCCACCCGAACCAGCGGCGGCTCGCCGAGCTGTCCGAGCGCTTCGGGGTGGCGGGCATCGACGCCGCCGGCCTGCACGAGGCCGAACACGTCCTGCTCGGGATCAAGCCGCAGTCCTTCGCCTCCGTGGCGCCCATCGTGGCGCAGCCGCACGCCGCGTTCATCTCGTTGATGGCCGGGGTCACGTCGGAGACGATCGCCAGGCGCGTAGGCTCGAAGCGCGTCATCCGCGCCATGCCCAACCTCGGCGCGAGCCTCGGGGTCGGGGCCACGGCGCTCGCTTGGCTACCGGAGGCCACCCCCGAGGACGTGGCCCTGTCCCGCCGTCTCTTCGGCGCCGTCGGCCGCGTCTACGACCTGCGCGAGGAGCTGTTCGACGCCTTCACGGGCATGGCGGGCTCCGGTCCAGCCTACGTCGCCGTGGTCGCCGAGGCGCTGGCGGACGGGGGCGTGCGGGTCGGCCTCGACCGGTCGCTGGCCCGCGACGTGGCGCGGCAGCTCCTCCTCGCCTCGGCGCGCCTCCTGGAGACGAAGTACCCGAGCGAGTTGAAGGACGAGGTCTCGTCGGCGGGCGGGACCGCCATCGCCGGGGTACGCACGTTGGAGAAGCACCGCCTGCGCTTCGCCCTGATGGACGCCATCGAGGAGGCCACGCGCCGGGCCGGCGAGCTGAGCCGCGAGGACGTCGAGTGACGACGCAGGCATCAGGCGCCGACCGCGTGCCGGCGCGGCGTGCGCCGAGGCTGCTGGCGGTCATCATCGCGGCGCTGGCGGGCGTGAGCGCGGCGCAGGCCTACTACCCTGCGACGGAAGGCGCCAGCTGGACGTACTCCTCGGGTGAGACGCAGGTGCTGAGCGGACCGCGGGACCTGGGCGGACGCGACGTCATGGTGCTCACCCACTACCTCGCCGGCGTACCCGTCTCAGAGGACTACCTCGAGTACGGCGCCTCTGGGGTCATCAGCTACGGCTCGGCGGCCGGCGGTCAAGTCTTCCGCTACGAGCCGCCCATCGTCGTGTACCCGCCGGCGCCGCTCTCGCCGGGCATGAAGTGGACGAGCACGACCCAGTTGCCCGGCTTCAGCCTGACGCTCGACTCGGAGGTCGTGGGTCTGCGGGGCGTGGCGACGGAGGCCGGGCGGTTCAACGCGCTGCTGCTGCGGCAGACGACGTTGACGAGCAATGGTGGACAGACCGTTCTGGATATCTACTTCGTACCCACCGTCGGCATAGTGCGGTTCGTGACCCAGGACGGAACGACCATCGATCTGATCGAGCTCGCGCTGTAACGATCTCCTGGGCCCACCGAGCGCGGTCCGGTGAGCTTCTCGGACCTCTCGCGAGCCCCTCCGACACCCGCGACCCGCCACCCCTCGCCGACGCCTAGGCCGCCCGCCCGACCACGCGCGCCCATAGTTCCTGGAACGTGCCGTCGGCCAGCGCCTCCCTGACATCCTCCATGAGGCGCGCCATGAAGCGCAGGTTGTGGATGGTCGCGAGCTGCGGCCCCAACGACTCGCCCGCCTTGAACAGGTGCCGGAGGTAGGCCCGGCTGAAAGTGCGGCAGGTATAGCAGTCGCAGCCGGCCTGCACCGGACCGAGGTCGCTCTGGAAGCGGGCGTTGGTGATGTTCAGGCGCCCGCCACTCACGCCGGCGTCCAGGTCCGGCCTGACGAGGAGCGTGCCCGTGCGCGCGTTGCGCGTCGGCATGACGCAGTCGAAGGTATCGACGCCGCGCGCGACCGCCTCGAAGATGCTCTCCACGTCGCCGATCCCGAGCAGGTGCCGCGGCTTGCCGAACGGCAGGAGCGGGAGCGTCCAGTCGAGGACGGCGTGCATGTCGGCGCGCGTGGCGCCCAGGTTGCCGCCGATCGCGATGCCGTCGAACGCCAGCGACCCGACGAAGCGGGCGCTGTCCTCGCGCTGGTCGCGGAAGGCGCCGCCCTGGACGATGCCGTAGAGGGCCTGGCGATAGCCGTGCAGGGGCGCCGTGCCTTGGAAGGCGGCGAGGCTCCGCGCCGCCCACCGGTGGGTGCGCTCGAGCGAGCGCCGCGTGTACGCCTCGTCGTGCAGCGGGCTCGTGCACTCGTCGAACGCGAGGACGATGTCGGCTCCGAGCCGGCGCTGGACGGCGATCGACGTCTCAGGATCGAAGCGGTGCTTGGAGCCGTCGATGTGGCTCTTGAACACCACCCCGTCCTCGTCGACGGCCACCATGCCGCTGCCAGCCGCCAGGCGCCTGCGGTTGCGGTCCTGGTCCTCACCCGGGAAGATGTTGCCGATCTTGCCGACCCCGTGCTCGATGGAGGCGCCGAGCGAGAAGACCTGGAAGCCGCCCGAGTCCGTGAGGATCGGTGCGTCCCAGCGCATGAACCGGTGCAGGCCGCCATGGCGCGCCACGAGATCGGCCCCGGGCCGCAAGTAGAGATGGTAGGTGTTGGCGAACAGGAGGGTAGTGCCCGTCGCCGCGACGGCTTCCGGGGCGAGGCTCTTGACGGTGGCCTGGGTGCCGACCGCCACGAAGGCGGGCGTCGCCACGGTGCCGTGCGGGGTGCGCAGCCGGCCGAGCCGCGCGCGGCCACGCTCCACCACCACGTCGAACCCGAACGCGTCGGCGGCGGTCCGACCCGCCGGCTCCGCCTGACCTGGCTGCTCTGTGACGGTGTTTCTTTCCATGGGCGCTCGCCCGGAGGGGCCCGTCATGTTACCAGAGCCGCCGGCCGGCTCACCCTCTCTGGCTGACCGGTCGACCGGTCAGCCAGAGAGGCGATTAGTTCACTCACATGAGGGTCGGATGTGCTATAGTCGCCCACAGGAAGTCGAGCACTTCCTGCTTGGACGCTGAGAAGCCTGGCTCGTAATTTGGGCGCTTGAGTCAGGTGGAGCGAGTAGCGCAACCGGCCAGGTGAGTGTCCCCTCATCGAAAAGTGCCGTCAACGTCCGAGCGCGGGCACGTGTGCCCGCCGCCCGAACCGTTCGGGCACCGAGCCTCACGGCTTGGACTTGGAAGCGATGAAGCCTGTTCTGCATCTGGGCGCTTGGAACAGGTGGAGCTAGTAGCGCAACCGGCCAAGGGACGTTCTCGGTTCAGTCGCATCCGTTGCGGCTAGCCGGCAGCCGGGCGAGCGCCTCGCGAGGACGCCGAAGCGTCCGGGGACTTGATGATCCGGCCGAGCACTGCGCGAGTCGACAACCAGAGGCGCTTCACACCGCGTGTGATGATGGTGCTCGTCCCGCTCCTCGCGACGCTCGTGTTGAGCGCGTGCGGGAGCGCGCAGGAGGGAACCGTCTCGGCCACCCGCCCGGCAGCAGCTCTGGAGTCGACCGCCCTGTTCGGCGCGTTCACCTTCGGCGGCGTGTGGCGCGGCATGGACCCCATCTACGAGCTCGAGCTCGACCTCGGTCGCCGCCTGGACGTCGTGCACTGGTTCACGAACTGGGACAACCCCTACTTCCCCGAGTTGGTCGCCATGGCTTCCCAAGGCGGACGCAGGCCGATGATCAGCTGGCAGAGCTACGACCGCAGCGTCGAAGACATCGCGGCCGGCAAGTACGACGCCTACATCACCGAGTGGGCGCGCGGCGCAGCCACCGCGCCCGGTCTCCTCTACGTGCGCCCCTTCCCCGAGATGAACGGCGACTGGACCCAGTGGAGCGGCGACCCCGAGGGGCTCAAGCGCGCCTGGCGCCGCATCGTCGGCATCTTCGACTCCGTGGGGGCGACCAACGTACGCTGGGTGTTCAGCCCCAACGTCACGGACTCGCCGCGCGTGCCGGAGAACGCCATGGAGCTCTACTACCCGGGCGACGACTATGTCGACGTCCTCGCCCTGGACGGCTACAACTGGGGCGACGTCCTGCCTTCCGTCGGCTGGCGCTCGTTCGAGGCCATCTTCCGCGCCGGCTACGACCGCGTGACGAGCTTGGGAGCACAGCCCGTCTGGATCGCAGAGCTCGCGAGCTCGAACGTCGGCGGCGACAAGAGCGACTGGGTCCGCGAGATGTTCGCCACCACGGGGTTCGAACGCATCGAGGCGCTCGTCTGGTTCAACGAGAACAAAGAGGCCGACTGGCGCATCGATTCCGACGTCGCGACCCTGCACGCGTTCAGGCAGATGCTCAGCGCCGGCACCGCGGTCGCTGCGGTCCGCTGACCCAAGCCTAGGGTCGTCTGAGAAACCGATGAGCGCGGGGGCGCTTGGGTTAAGGGCGCGAGTGTTGCGTCCCCGTCGGACCCGGTGGTATCCATATGGCATATATCACAGCGCCGGCCGCAGGCCGGGCGCGCGGGAACTTCCTTGACCGACAGCCGCTCAACTCGACCAGTTCGCGCCTGTTCAGATGGACGGCGATCCGCGCGTCGGAGGCGGGCCGGGCTCGTAGGTCTGGCGGCGCTGATCGTCGCTATCGCGTCGGCACTGAGCGCGTGTTCCGAGCCGGAGACGGCCGCGCTGCCGGGGAGGACCGCCCCTCCCATGCTGGGAGCCTTCGTCCCGGCCGGTGTATGGAACGATCTCGCTCCCCTTCGGGAGCTGGAGGACCGGGTCGGCGGCGCTTTCGGGCTCGCCCACTGGTACACGTCCTGGGATTTCGCGTACGACCCCGTTCCCGTCGATGACGTCCTGGCCGCCGGCCGGATACCACTGGTCACCTGGCAGACCCACAACGAGGCCTTTGACGACATCGTGGCCGGAGCGTACGACGCTTACATCCGGGAGTGGGCGCACGGCGTGCGCGCGGCCGCCGGCACCGTGTACGTGCGCATCTTCCCTGAGATGAACGGCGAGTGGACCCCCTGGAACGGCGACCCCGAAGGGCTCAAGCGCGCCTGGCGGCATATCGTCGAGCTCTTCGCCGCCGAGGACGCGACCAACGTCCGTTGGGTCTTCAGCCCCAACGTCACCGACGAACCGCGCACGCCGGAGAACGCCATGGAGCGCTACTACCCCGGCGACGACTACGTCGACGTGCTTGGCCTCGACGGCTACAACTGGGGCGAGACCAAGCCCCTGATCGGCTGGCGCAGCTACGAGGACGTGTTCAAGGACGGCTACGCCCGGATCACGCGCCTCGGCGGCCAGCCCCTCTGGCTGGCCGAGGTGGCCTCGGCCGAAGGCGAGAAGGCAGGCGACAAGGCCGCTTGGGTGGACGACATGTTGAACTCCACCGCATTCCCGCGCGTCGAGGCCATCGTGTGGTTCAACGAGGACAAGGAGGCGGACTGGCGCATCGAGAGCTCGCTCCTCTCCCTTCAGGCCTTCCGTTCCTACTTCCGGAGCCGGCAGGGCGCCGAATCGCCACAGGCTGCGCGCGCTCCCGCTGCGCCCGCGCGAGCGCAGCCCATAGCGGTCCGCACCGGCACGGACGTCGCGGTCGCTGCGCCCGCCGGTGGCACCCGCCCTTCGAGTAGCGCCGGAGCGGGTGGGCGTCCCGCCTCCTCCACCACCGTGTTCGCGGGCGGCGAGCACCACGCGCTCGGCCGATAGGCGTACCATCGCTGCTGGATGCCTAGCCTCCGGTCGCCCTTCCGCCTCCTCGCTTTCCCCGCCAACGTTGGCGGCAAGCCGACTCCCACCTTCGACCCGCAGCCTAGTCGTGGCGCGCGCCTAAACGTGGCGTGCGGCGTGCGGCGCGTCGCTCACGGCCTGTTGCTCGCCCTCGCCGCATGCTGGCTGGCGTACGCCTCGGCGCCGGCGGCGGCAGAGCCGCCGCACCCTCGCAGCGCTACCGCCTACGGCCTCGAGACGCTCACCAAGCTCCTCCCGTTGCCGGTGGACGCCGTGCCGCTCGACGACACGGGCGACCTGCTGATCGTCGCTCTCGACGGCGCCGTGTGGCGCTACACGGACGGCGCCGTGGCCGGGACGCCGTTCCTGTCGCTCGGCGGGCGCGTCACGGGCCTGCTCGGCGAACAGGGCCTCTTCACGGCGGCGCTGGAGCCGGCCGAACGCGCGGCGGCGCGCGGCAACGCGCGGCACATCGTCGTGGCGTTCACCGAAGCCGGCACCAACGATCTGGTGGTGGCCGCCTACCCGCTGGCGGAGGACGCGAGCAGTGCCGACGCCGCGCAGGAGACGGTGCTGCTGCGCGTACCGGTGCGTGAGCCCTTCCACCACGGTGGGCAGGTCGCCTTCGGCGTCGACGACATGCTGTACGTGTCAGTCGGCGAGGGCCAACGCGAGGTGGAGTACTTCCACGAGACGCCCATACCGGCCCAAGACCTCACGTCGCTGCTCGGCAAGGTCTTGCGCATCGACCCGTTTCCAGCGGACGGCGACACGCCCTATACCGTGCCGCAGGACAACCCGTTCGTCGGCGGACAAGGGGCGACGCAGGGCGCGCTCGGCGAGGTCTACGCCTTCGGGTTCCGCAACCCGTGGAAGTTCAGCTTCGCGGCGAGCGACGGCGCGCTGCTGTTAGCGGACGTCGGCGAGGACACCTGGGAGGAGATCGACGTCGTGCGCCCGGGGGGCAACTACGGCTGGCCGTACATGGAGGGCCCCCACTGCTTCGAGTACCCGGACACCGGCGGGTTGGTGGCTCCCGACTGCGAGCGTCTCCCGCTCGTCCCGCCGGCCGCGTACTACGGTCACCTCCGGATAGACCCGGTCGGCGGCCTGTCCGTGACCGGCGGCTTCGAGGCCCACGATCCGGCGCTGCCCGAGCTCGTCGGCAAGTACTTGTTCGGGGACTTCGTCTCCGGTCGCCTCTGGTCGCTCGACCGGGCGACCGGTGCCGTCGAGCTCCTCCTCGAGACCGGGCTGCCGATCTCGGCCATCGTGCCGGGCGCCGCAGGCGAGGTGCTCGTGCTGGGGATAGAAGGGACGCTGGCGCGGCTCGTCGAGGCCCGCTAGCGCGAGGGCCGCGCCGGACAGTCGGCGCTTGGACTACCGCGGGACGGCCGCGCGCCGCAGGCTCTGCCCGCCGCCCGGGCGTGTCGCACCGCTCGCGGCTCAGCC
Encoded here:
- a CDS encoding VanZ family protein, which gives rise to MSAVGGARAPWRKRAPWVKWLGWCLAAAWAGFLFMQSSSSTAGSFLANFPPGSDKVVHAGAFGVLAALVTLATGRPLVGVLAALLYGASDEIHQWFVPERATELLDLFADTVGGALGAFAVDFVARKRHRGSL
- the proC gene encoding pyrroline-5-carboxylate reductase yields the protein MSETSPEPRGRTGPRLVIVGAGKMGGAVLQGAIAAGALERSDVAIFHPNQRRLAELSERFGVAGIDAAGLHEAEHVLLGIKPQSFASVAPIVAQPHAAFISLMAGVTSETIARRVGSKRVIRAMPNLGASLGVGATALAWLPEATPEDVALSRRLFGAVGRVYDLREELFDAFTGMAGSGPAYVAVVAEALADGGVRVGLDRSLARDVARQLLLASARLLETKYPSELKDEVSSAGGTAIAGVRTLEKHRLRFALMDAIEEATRRAGELSREDVE
- the tgt gene encoding tRNA guanosine(34) transglycosylase Tgt, giving the protein MERNTVTEQPGQAEPAGRTAADAFGFDVVVERGRARLGRLRTPHGTVATPAFVAVGTQATVKSLAPEAVAATGTTLLFANTYHLYLRPGADLVARHGGLHRFMRWDAPILTDSGGFQVFSLGASIEHGVGKIGNIFPGEDQDRNRRRLAAGSGMVAVDEDGVVFKSHIDGSKHRFDPETSIAVQRRLGADIVLAFDECTSPLHDEAYTRRSLERTHRWAARSLAAFQGTAPLHGYRQALYGIVQGGAFRDQREDSARFVGSLAFDGIAIGGNLGATRADMHAVLDWTLPLLPFGKPRHLLGIGDVESIFEAVARGVDTFDCVMPTRNARTGTLLVRPDLDAGVSGGRLNITNARFQSDLGPVQAGCDCYTCRTFSRAYLRHLFKAGESLGPQLATIHNLRFMARLMEDVREALADGTFQELWARVVGRAA
- a CDS encoding PQQ-dependent sugar dehydrogenase; its protein translation is MPSLRSPFRLLAFPANVGGKPTPTFDPQPSRGARLNVACGVRRVAHGLLLALAACWLAYASAPAAAEPPHPRSATAYGLETLTKLLPLPVDAVPLDDTGDLLIVALDGAVWRYTDGAVAGTPFLSLGGRVTGLLGEQGLFTAALEPAERAAARGNARHIVVAFTEAGTNDLVVAAYPLAEDASSADAAQETVLLRVPVREPFHHGGQVAFGVDDMLYVSVGEGQREVEYFHETPIPAQDLTSLLGKVLRIDPFPADGDTPYTVPQDNPFVGGQGATQGALGEVYAFGFRNPWKFSFAASDGALLLADVGEDTWEEIDVVRPGGNYGWPYMEGPHCFEYPDTGGLVAPDCERLPLVPPAAYYGHLRIDPVGGLSVTGGFEAHDPALPELVGKYLFGDFVSGRLWSLDRATGAVELLLETGLPISAIVPGAAGEVLVLGIEGTLARLVEAR